A single region of the Nicotiana sylvestris chromosome 6, ASM39365v2, whole genome shotgun sequence genome encodes:
- the LOC104230410 gene encoding disease resistance protein Roq1-like — protein MTRLRFLKFRNIYVCQGPDFLSDELRWLDWHEYPSKSLPISFQGEQLVALKLKNSCIIQLWNTSKVLEKLKYINLSHSHKLIRTPDFSRTPNLERLILEDCTSLVEINFSVGDLKSLVLLNLRNCKNLKSLPKSILLEKLEVLILSGCSKLKIFPEIEDKMNRLSELYLEATGLSELPTSVEKLSGVTAINLSYCKHLESLPSSILRLKCLKTLRVSGCSKLKNLPEDLGLLVGIEELHCTNTAVETIPFSISLLKNLK, from the exons ATGACAAGACTAAGGTTTCTCAAATTTCGGAATATATATGTTTGCCAGGGTCCTGATTTTCTTTCTGATGAATTGAGGTGGCTCGATTGGCACGAATATCCTTCAAAAAGTCTGCCAATTAGCTTTCAGGGAGAACAACTTGTTgctttgaaattgaaaaatagtTGCATCATACAACTTTGGAATACCTCTAAG GTTCTTGAAAAATTGAAGTACATCAACCTTAGCCATTCACATAAGCTAATAAGGACCCCAGATTTTTCACGTACCCCTAATCTTGAAAGGTTGATTCTTGAGGATTGCACAAGTTTGGTAGAAATCAATTTTTCTGTTGGAGATCTCAAAAGCCTAGTCCTGCTCAATCTGAGGAACTGCAAGAATTTGAAGAGCTTGCCAAAAAGTATTTTATTGGAAAAGCTTGAGGTTCTTATTCTTTCAGGTTGCTCAAAGCTAAAAATATTCCCAGAAATAGAAGATAAAATGAATCGTTTATCAGAACTGTATTTGGAAGCCACTGGTTTGAGTGAACTACCAACATCAGTTGAGAAACTATCAGGAGTTACTGCAATAAATCTAAGTTACTGCAAGCATCTTGAGAGTCTTCCTAGCAGTATTTTAAGGTTGAAATGTCTGAAAACACTTCGTGTGTCCGGATGTTCGAAACTTAAAAATTTACCAGAGGACTTGGGACTTTTAGTTGGTATAGAGGAGCTCCACTGCACTAACACAGCCGTTGAAACAATTCCGTTCTCCATTTCTCTTCTAAAGAACCTTAAGTAG
- the LOC104230411 gene encoding eukaryotic peptide chain release factor subunit 1-3, with protein MSDGQESDKNIEIWKIKKLIKALEAARGNGTSMISLIMPPRDQVSRVTKMLGDEFGTASNIKSRVNRQSVLGAITSAQQRLKLYNKVPPNGLVLYTGTIVTDDGKEKKVTIDFEPFKPINASLYLCDNKFHTEALNELLESDDKFGFIVMDGNGTLFGTLSGNTREVLHKFSVDLPKKHGRGGQSALRFARLRMEKRHNYVRKTAELATQFYINPATSQPNVSGLILAGSADFKTELSQSDMFDPRLQAKILNVVDVSYGGENGFNQAIELSAEILANVKFIQEKKLIGKYFEEISQDTGKYVFGVDDTLKVLEMGAIETLIVWENLDITRYVLKNSSSGETIIKHLNKEQDADQSNFRDPATNAELEVQDKLSLLEWFANEYRRFGCSLEFVTNKSQEGSQFCRGFGGIGGILRYQLDVRAFDELSDDGEVYEDSD; from the coding sequence ATGTCGGATGGTCAGGAGAGTGATAAGAACATTGAAATATGGAAGATTAAAAAACTTATCAAGGCACTGGAAGCTGCTAGAGGCAATGGCACCAGCATGATTTCACTTATCATGCCTCCACGTGATCAAGTATCTCGTGTTACCAAGATGCTTGGAGATGAATTTGGAACAGCGTCAAACATTAAGAGCAGAGTGAATCGGCAATCTGTGCTTGGTGCAATCACATCTGCTCAGCAGAGGCTTAAACTCTACAACAAGGTTCCACCGAATGGGCTTGTCCTTTACACTGGAACAATTGTGACTGATGATGGGAAAGAGAAGAAGGTTACAATTGATTTTGAGCCCTTCAAGCCCATAAATGCATCACTCTATCTTTGTGATAACAAGTTCCACACAGAAGCTTTGAATGAACTTTTGGAATCTGATGACAAATTTGGATTTATAGTGATGGACGGCAATGGTACTCTTTTTGGGACATTGAGTGGAAACACCCGAGAGGTCCTTCATAAGTTTAGCGTTGATTTGCCCAAAAAGCACGGAAGAGGAGGACAATCAGCCTTGCGTTTCGCTCGTCTCCGAATGGAGAAACGGCACAACTATGTGAGAAAGACAGCAGAGCTTGCAACTCAATTTTATATAAATCCTGCCACCAGCCAGCCCAATGTTTCTGGCCTGATTTTAGCTGGATCTGCTGACTTTAAAACAGAGCTCAGTCAGTCTGATATGTTTGATCCTCGTCTTCAGGCAAAGATTTTAAATGTGGTTGACGTTTCTTATGGAGGGGAAAATGGTTTCAACCAAGCAATTGAGCTGTCTGCTGAGATCTTAGCCAATGTGAAGTTTATACAAGAGAAGAAATTGATAGGCAAGTACTTTGAGGAGATTAGTCAGGACACTGGGAAGTATGTCTTTGGTGTTGATGATACATTGAAAGTTCTGGAAATGGGTGCTATTGAGACGCTTATTGTGTGGGAAAATCTGGATATTACAAGGTATGTGCTGAAAAATAGCAGTTCTGGAGAAACTATCATCAAACACTTGAACAAAGAGCAGGATGCTGATCAGAGTAACTTCCGTGATCCTGCTACAAATGCCGAATTAGAGGTTCAGGACAAGTTGTCGCTGCTTGAGTGGTTTGCTAATGAGTACAGGAGATTTGGTTGCAGTCTGGAATTTGTCACTAACAAGTCACAAGAAGGATCTCAGTTTTGCCGAGGTTTTGGTGGCATTGGAGGAATTCTCCGCTATCAGCTGGATGTTCGGGCTTTTGATGAGCTCTCTGATGATGGGGAAGTTTACGAAGACTCTGACTAG
- the LOC104241318 gene encoding TMV resistance protein N-like produces MMQKSSSCFSSAQTFRWSYDVFLSFRGEDVRKTFVDHLYVALQQKGIHTFKDDEKLERGKSISPDLTRAIEESRIALIIFSKNYANSTWCLDELMKIMECNKQKGQIVLPVFYDVDPSTVRKQKSSFGEAFSSHEARGCFKLQKWRAALVEAANLSGWDLPNTANAHEARVIEQIVEDIMAKLGGQRQSSNAENLVGMESHMQKVYKMLQVGSGEVRFLGILGMSGLGKTTLARVIYDNIRSQFEGACFLHEVGERSAKQGLERLQEILLSEILVIKDVRISDSFEGANMQKQRLPCKKVLLVLDDVDRIDQLDALAGERDWFGPGSRVIITTKDKHLLVKHRVEKIYRMRTLSEYESLQLFKRHAFKKRHPTKEFDDLSAQVIKHTAGLPLALKVLGSFLYGRDLVEWTSEVEWLKTIPGNEILKKLERSFTGLNSIEQKIFLDIACFFTGKKKDSVTRILESFNFRPTIGIKVLMEKSLIIISKGRIFMHRLIQEMGWHIVRREASDDPRIYSRLWTHEDISPVLERNIALKRSKAYP; encoded by the exons ATGATGCAGAAGAGTTCTTCTTGTTTCTCCTCTGCTCAGACGTTTCGGTGGAGTTATGATGTTTTCTTAAGTTTTAGAGGTGAAGATGTACGTAAAACTTTTGTTGACCATCTCTACGTTGCTCTGCAGCAAAAGGGTATTCATACATTCAAAGATGATGAAAAACTGGAGAGAGGCAAGTCCATTTCACCTGATCTTACGAGAGCAATTGAAGAGTCGCGTATAGCTTTGATCATCTTTTCCAAAAACTATGCTAATTCAACATGGTGTTTAGATGAACTAATGAAGATCATGGAATGCAACAAACAAAAAGGACAAATTGTCCTTCCGGTCTTCTACGATGTAGATCCATCAACAGTGAGGAAACAAAAGTCAAGCTTTGGAGAAGCATTTAGCAGTCATGAAGCCCGTGGTTGTTTCAAGTTGCAAAAATGGAGGGCAGCATTGGTGGAAGCTGCTAATTTATCTGGCTGGGATTTGCCAAATACTGCCAATGC GCATGAAGCTAGAGTTATAGAGCAAATTGTGGAAGATATAATGGCCAAATTGGGTGGGCAGAGACAATCCAGCAATGCTGAAAATCTTGTTGGAATGGAGTCACACATGCAAAAAGTGTATAAAATGCTTCAGGTCGGGTCTGGTGAAGTTCGCTTCCTTGGAATATTGGGAATGAGCGGACTGGGGAAGACAACTCTAGCAAGAGTTATTTATGACAATATTCGGAGTCAATTTGAAGGTGCATGTTTTCTTCATGAAGTTGGAGAGCGTTCAGCAAAACAAGGCTTAGAGCGATTGCAAGAGATACTTCTTTCTGAGATCCTTGTCATAAAAGATGTAAGGATCAGTGATTCATTTGAAGGAGCTAATATGCAAAAACAAAGACTACCGTGCAAAAAGGTTCTTCTTGTTCTTGATGATGTTGATCGCATAGATCAGTTAGATGCATTAGCTGGGGAACGTGATTGGTTTGGTCCCGGAAGTAGAGTCATAATAACAACCAAAGACAAACACTTGCTTGTTAAGCATAGGGTGGAGAAGATATACAGAATGAGAACATTAAGTGAATATGAAAGTTTACAGCTCTTTAAACGACATGCTTTTAAGAAGAGACACCCAACTAAGGAATTTGACGATCTTTCAGCTCAAGTGATAAAGCATACTGCAGGACTCCCCTTGGCTCTGAAAGTCCTGGGCAGTTTCTTGTATGGAAGAGATTTGGTTGAATGGACAAGTGAAGTGGAATGGTTGAAAACAATCCCAggaaatgaaattttgaagaaactCGAACGAAGTTTTACTGGACTCAACAGTATCGAGCAAAAGATATTCTTAGACATAGCGTGTTTCTTTACAGGGAAGAAGAAAGATTCAGTGACCAGAATACTCGAGAGTTTTAATTTCAGACCTACCATTGGCATAAAAGTTCTCATGGAGAAATCTTTGATTATCATTTCAAAAGGTCGCATTTTCATGCACCGATTGATACAAGAAATGGGCTGGCACATTGTTCGTCGAGAAGCTTCTGATGACCCAAGAATATATAGTAGGTTGTGGACGCACGAAGATATTTCTCCTGTACTTGAAAGAAACATC GCACTGAAAAGATCAAAGGCATATCCTTGA